The proteins below come from a single Oncorhynchus keta strain PuntledgeMale-10-30-2019 chromosome 1, Oket_V2, whole genome shotgun sequence genomic window:
- the LOC118390114 gene encoding secretory carrier-associated membrane protein 4-like, with translation MTEQVNNFPLLPKFLRIKPCFYQNVEEEIPAPHRQLVRRVYNLWMLYSVTLCVNVVSCIAWWAGGGSAANFGLSLLWLLLFSPCSYTCWFRPLYKAFRADSSFNFMAFFFIFFLQCVFALIQTVGISGWGACGWIATVLFFSYNVGSAVVMLFSALLFTLVTVLMGLVLIRVHGMYRGGGGSFERAQEEWTTGLWKSAPVREAGFNAINETGPSLPQYPAVPSYPDNGPW, from the exons AGCAGGTCAACAACTTCCCACTGCTGCCTAAGTTCCTGCGAATCAAGCCCTGCTTTTACCAGAATGTGGAGGAGGAGATCCCAGCCCCGCACCGACAGCTGGTTCGCAGGGTCTACAACCTCTGGATGT TGTATTCAGTCACACTGTGTGTGAACGTGGTGTCATGCATAGCTTGGTGGGCAGGAGGTGGAAGTGCAGCCAATTTTGGCCTTTCCCTGCTCTGGCTTCTTCTCTTCAGTCCGTGCAGCTACACATGCTGGTTTAGACCTCTCTACAAGGCCTTTCG AGCTGACAGTTCCTTCAACTTCATGGCCTTTTTCTTCATCTTCTTCCTCCAGTGTGTTTTTGCTCTCATTCAGACTGTGGGCATCTCTGGTTGGGGTGCTTG TGGTTGGATCGCGACAGTGCTGTTTTTCAGCTACAACGTGGGTTCTGCTGTAGTCATGCTATTCTCAGCTCTGCTCTTTACTCTGGTGACTGTGTTGATGGGATTGGTTCTCATCAGG GTTCATGGGATGTACCGTGGCGGAGGGGGCAGCTTTGAGCGTGCACAGGAAGAGTGGACCACTGGACTCTGGAAGAGCGCCCCTGTGAGAGAGGCCGGCTTCAATGCTATCAATGAAACTGGCCCAAGCCTACCCCAATACCCCGCTGTGCCAAGCTACCCAGACAATGGCCCCTGGTAA
- the LOC118390125 gene encoding semaphorin-4E-like: protein MSPLSALGVFCGLFLPLSLSEYNTHNCIPRKSVLYQDNMKLFREEGICNYSTMLVREDLGLLLLGAREAIYALDINDISIKKSWVYWRVTKEKQMECTYKGKHAEIECRNYIRTLHKVDDGRMYVCGTNAFSPTCDYMTYSEGQLRLEEAQEEGKGKCPFDPFQRYSSIMVGNDLYSATSINFLGSEPVVLRSSSSALRTEFKSSWLNEPNFVYMDLVPESNNNPEGDDDKVYLFFSENAMEYDFYNKLMVSRVARVCKGDMGGQRTLQRKWTSFLKARLDCSLPESSLPSIVQDVFLLKNDDWSKSVFYAVFTPQSSLSDMSAVCAYSVSAIGDVFNKGKFKTPVTVETSHVKWVMYSGEVPTPRPGACINSAARALGMERSLDLPDKTLQFIRDRPLMDEAVRPLTGGPLLVKKGAMFTRLVVDNVLALDGERYAVMFIGTENGYVQKAVNYAGEMFIIEEIQLYQTPEAIRTLRLSSSTGQLYAGSDFGAVQMPLSDCGRYELCLDCVLGRDPYCGWDLSTGICSAVASSSSDTNMIQSLKDGDISKCPKSETVKPENYTLVPGNNIKLPCHPASNLAQVHWLFLGQQLHADAKYYIYNGGILILNASASDAGQYTCESVEQVKSRPHTRTMAVYQLQPHTNAEGEEESLMTTQSPHSHNTPLPEVPQTLEPPLPPESWSVDSRVVGLQVAVALLTLMLLGLVAWNLYKRSFRNRSSENSGVGQVKRLSVDYIQNRTSVIKLLGPTPSHNSNNNHHAVIAFKGNGEHHFSLGGNISTMDGLGYIDNESEI from the exons atgtctcctctctctgctctgggtGTTTTCTGTGGATtgttccttcctctgtctctcagtgaatACAACACTCACAACTGTATCCCACGGAAGAGTGTCCTTTACCAGG ACAATATGAAGCTGTTCAGAGAGGAAGGGATTTGTAACTACTCCACCATGTTGGTTCGAGAGGATTTGGGCCTGCTGCTGCTCGGGGCTCGAGAGGCTATCTATGCCCTGGACATCAATGATATTTCCATCAAGAAGTCATGG GTATACTGGCGGGTCACCAAGGAGAAACAGATGGAGTGCACATACAAAGGGAAACATGCTGAA ATCGAATGCCGGAACTACATCCGGACGCTGCATAAAGTGGATGATGGCAGAATGTATGTGTGCGGGACAAATGCTTTCAGCCCCACCTGTGATTACATG ACGTATTCTGAAGGACAGCTGAGACTAGAGGAAGCGCAGGAGGAGGGAAAAGGGAAATGCCCCTTTGACCCCTTCCAGAGATACTCATCCATCATGGTCG GAAATGACCTGTACTCTGCTACCTCAATCAACTTCCTGGGCTCTGAGCCTGTTGTTCTCCGCAGCTCTTCCTCTGCTCTCCGCACCGAGTTCAAGAGCTCCTGGCTCAACG AACCCAACTTTGTGTACATGGACCTTGTCCCCGAGAGCAATAACAACCCAGAGGGCGATGATGATAAGGTCTACCTGTTCTTCAGCGAGAACGCCATGGAGTATGACTTCTACAACAAGCTCATGGTGTCACGAGTGGCTCGTGTATGCAAG GGGGATATGGGCGGCCAGCGGACGCTCCAGAGAAAGTGGACGTCGTTCCTGAAGGCTCGTCTGGACTGCTCTCTGCCAGAGTCCAGCCTGCCCTCCATTGTACAGGATGTCTTCCTACTCAAAAATGATGACTGGAGCAAAAGTGTTTTCTACGCGGTGTTCACTCCCCAGTC GAGCTTGTCCGACATGTCTGCAGTGTGTGCGTACAGTGTGTCAGCTATCGGAGACGTGTTCAATAAGGGGAAGTTTAAGACACCAGTGACTGTGGAGACGTCCCATGTGAAGTGGGTAATGTACAGTGGAGAGGTGCCCACCCCCAGACCTGGAGCC TGCATTAACAGTGCAGCACGGGCCCTTGGGATGGAGCGCTCCCTGGACCTGCCAGACAAGACCCTGCAGTTCATCAGGGACCGGCCCCTCATGGACGAGGCCGTGCGCCCTCTGACCGGGGGTCCGCTGCTGGTCAAAAAAGGTGCCATGTTCACACGCCTGGTGGTGGACAACGTGCTAGctctggatggagagagatacgCAGTCATGTTCATCGGCACAG AGAACGGCTATGTGCAGAAGGCAGTGAACTATGCTGGGGAGATGTTCATCATTGAGGAAATACAGCTGTACCAGACCCCAGAGGCTATCAGGACGCTACGCCTCTCCTCCAGCACG GGTCAGTTGTATGCAGGCTCAGATTTTGGAGCAGTGCAGATGCCTCTGAGTGACTGTGGCCGCTATGAGTTGTGTCTGGACTGTGTCTTGGGCAGAGACCCTTACTGTGGATGGGACCTCTCCACTGGCATCTGCTCTGCTGTGGCCAGTTCATCCTCTGACAC GAACATGATTCAAAGTCTAAAAGATGGTGATATATCAAAATGTCCAAAATCAG AGACTGTGAAGCCAGAGAACTACACCTTAGTCCCTGGGAACAACATCAAGCTGCCGTGCCATCCTGCCTCCAACCTGGCTCAGGTACACTGGCTCTTCTTAGGGCAACAGCTGCATGCTGACGCTAAGTATTACATCTACAACGGAGGAATCCTTATTCTTAATGCCTCTGCCTCCGACGCGGGCCAGTACACCTGTGAGTCTGTAGAGCAGGTGAAAAGCAGACCACACACCAGGACTATGGCAGTCTATCAACTGCAGCCCCACACTAATGCAGAGGGTGAGGAGGAGTCATTGATGACGACACAGTCCCCCCATAGCCACAATACCCCACTACCAGAGGTGCCACAGACTTTGGAGCCCCCGCTCCCTCCTGAGTCATGGAGTGTAGACAGCAGGGTGGTAGGCCTGCAGGTGGCGGTAGCGCTCCTCACTCTGATGCTGCTTGGTCTAGTAGCCTGGAATCTATATAAAAGGAGCTTTAGAAACAGATCTTCAGAGAACTCAGGTGTGGGCCAGGTGAAAAGGCTGTCAGTTGACTACATTCAAAATAGGACTTCAGTGATTAAGTTGCTGGGACCTACACCCAGTCATAACTCAAACAATAACCATCACGCGGTCATAGCTTTCAAAGGGAATGGGGAGCACCACTTTTCCCTGGGAGGCAATATTTCCACTATGGATGGGTTGGGTTACATTGACAACGAGTCAGAGATCTGA